The region tttttgggtGAGATACAAGGAATTTATTTCAAGAAGTAATTACATCAATTGTGTAAAATGTTACAGGGGCATctgtattattcataataaattaataaattcgcTTGAAAAATTGCGTCAGATGTGGTCTTGAACAATCGAATTCAATTTTAACGGAACTTCTGCccatttattgtaattttcatGCATTTGAAGTCTTGGATTGTACAAATTTTCATTCTGTAAAAAAATTCAACCAAATcaattcgtcaagaaaataagGTCTCCAATAATTTTACTAAATTTTATATTACaaatactgaatttgaaaaagagTATTGAATAGgccattcaatattattatttcataggtATATTGGAGGACATAAACTTGGAAtgaaactgaaaactgaaactgaaattttattcacaacatgttttatAAATAATGCTTTACAATGTGATTTTCTGGGAAAATAGTATTATGatggaaaaagagaaaagaaattCAATAGCTTAACAGCTGTAGTTGAAGTTCAacactataaatattatatataataatttatgaacgagacagtcactcaattttgataactaaagaaaaaaagaaataaagtCTTTGTTAAATGGAAATCAATCTTTGAATTGTTGtagtatataatttattataaacatAGATTAGGACATCATAATTGGTTTATTTTGCTGAGCATTCACTCTTAATCAGATTATCAGATGAATGATTGTGAAAAATGTTgagatctatagtgaggtccaagttataatggcagtggataaagatgaaagaatagcgatgccgattctctgtattaattaattatatttatacactgtcaaaaacataattggcattgctgtggacctagaaaaggatattaccaccggctttgtcgaatgatagacaaggatagcaaaaccgaagttgatcaaatactgtcattataacgtggacctcactatataataataaacttttgATCATTATTAGGTTCAGAACTACTAGGAAATACAGGAAAACCACGTACGATTGTGAGACAGTCATTTCATGGATATCTTGGAGTAGACCACTAATTTCATAAGTTTAGATGGAGTGATAATACTTGGATCTAATCATTGACAATCAACTTTTCACACATGATTTAAGAAGGTTTctttgtttattaattttctccATATATCCGATTATAATTCTCAGATTTGAAAGTCGTCTACTAAACTTTCTCTTCCTTCATAGAAACTCAAATCGAAAAACAGTATAGATGTCAATTATGTGAGACAAAAATTATCGTTCTACTTGTAGGCTACTTGacttgataattcaataaattataactcaCAGTTCTGCCACCTTCCTTCTGGACTTGATCAGCATAATGAGACTGCAGGTAATTCAGTATGAATTTGATTTCTTCCAAATAATTAATTGCTTCTTCTCTTGTcatctgaaaatagaaaaatcaaattgattatcagattgaaaagtataatataAACCAACAAGCGccttgaaataacaaaaaataatgagtCATGGAAATAAGATTCAACTACATCAAGGAAATTTATGTTAATCTTGAACACCGTATTTCAATTCAGGGCATTTTTTATCATTAGACTTATGTCGACTTATTTATGAACtcaaatagaattattttcaaaataaattttagaaACGAATAGGTATGTGTTTTTTAAAACAAAGCATTGTGTTTACAAGAATTCCAAGAAACAGTACTATCAgcagttatttattatcttcattgtattatcattcatcccatcatcatcatcacctaggcttaagaTACTCCTAGTAAGTCGCTTtcgtagaataataaataataacataaaaaattcaatagatTTAAGAGTAAGATTGAATGGAAAATTAGATCTCTAATATAAAAGAGGTAGTGTACACaacttcaaataataaattgtattcaaCTTGAAAGCAGCActctttcaaattaaatttacaaatcattctattatatttcatgcattcgtaattcattattgttatcactaattgaattatcaacACTAGGTAGGTACCACAGAattagaatttctaaaaaataaatagtcctcatctatttcactatccatgacgaactgcaagtaATTATAatccgtttttgaactattttctattttgaactattagactgtagtgtcgttgaaaatagttcaaaaatggattaataaatagtcatattgataacatattctttagtacctactcatccatttcactatccatgacgaactgcaagttTATAATAACTAGTTTACTAGTTTACTAGTactagagtactagtttttaataactaatatttaaaaatgatactgtagtgtcgtcaaaaatagttcaaaactgAATAATCTTCAGAATAATATAACTATTGACTGCTTGAAAATAGCACTTACGTATCCTTCCTGTAGGAAGTCCTCAATAGCCATGGTGACTCCTTTCTCATCTCCAACCCAGAAAATATACTCAGCCATATCCATGGGAGAAAACTGCACTCCGGAGCCTGATCTCCTAGGCTCTACCTgtaaattaatacaattatcaAGCATTGAAAACATAATATGACATCAACTTATAACATTATCCATGACATTGAACACATATATCTTGAATTTCTTTACAGTTATTCACTATTTTCACTCATAATTGGTCACCGTACTAGATATAAGAGCGTTGccatccagagattgtcagtttggtgtaagggtaagctaTCCTGaacggcaattaggaggtaccgggctCGATTCCCgggttgaaaaataatttaataattactaaaataaaATCCCAAATAGAATGACAAAATAATCTTTGtgtagtagcgctcatcgaatttccatctagctgtttaccctgttgtcaatatttgcagttgcagaagtcttcggggtgattcgcagcgtttaatttaaatttccgtttaataataattattaattcattagcatatttgaataaatgcaatatctcaataATTTCCATCTGTCATCTCTAATAGGCTATCTAAACCTGTTAAAAAgcacaattattatcataataacattatcttatattattttagtCTAGACACTGTGCTACTATAcgtaaattcaattaaaaaacacttagtgccggttgcaaaacagccggttaaattttaaccgtgattaattccacgaaaaccaatcagatttttcaaaaacctcttctctgattggttctcatgaagttaatcacggttaaaatttaaccgcctgttgtgcaaccgggcctcactTTTTTATGAGGACTACATTAGATCTactcctgaggaggagcttcatcagtCTGTTGGTTTCCTCATTTCTCATAAAAATTGAATGacttttaaatattcaattaggAATGCAGTGTAGTCTTGACTACaacaatgttattttatttatttatacattggtagatacaatataattctcaactataaaTGAtggggaaaggaacaacaggcttaaagccaaaaactgttctatttccaaaatttagaaattttccaaaaataggttgttcctatatgattattatatgaTTCCTATATGATgtacttcatgatttttgtctaaaaattttgagtccaaaatatttaaaaaatagtaaTTTAGAAAAGCTGTAAgtcaaattaaataagaatacttcactaaatcattACTGATAGCTGAAAATACTGGACTATAGGCtacttatattttatagtatgttacgtcatggaaaacaacatcatattatatttagccgcgtttacaccaaagttactaacaaaatgttgataacttgatccttcatagattctattagattgaacataacttaacatacacatgatgaacatatgtgtttgtcaagttccgttcaatctatagaatctatCTTTTCTATGTAATAGTGACTGATCTGATGTTGATTCATGACTTATCCTATATTTATTTGCGTTGTTGGTATACTACAAGTATGCCGTGTTGGTATACTACGAGTGAGGATTAAGGATAAGGCTAttgacattttgttaataactttggtgtaaacgcagcttcagtATGCTATTCATgacattgaaattaaaatttgaatctcATTGGTATTCTCAACAACAACAACGTTATATATGAATCCGGATAGAGT is a window of Nilaparvata lugens isolate BPH unplaced genomic scaffold, ASM1435652v1 scaffold9402, whole genome shotgun sequence DNA encoding:
- the LOC120349339 gene encoding uncharacterized protein LOC120349339 isoform X1, producing the protein MEEKDDKSVAKPFTHVRTEVDIPDKNIHKVYEEGPRINNNNKRKSPFSRAEYDENNVEPRRSGSGVQFSPMDMAEYIFWVGDEKGVTMAIEDFLQEGYMTREEAINYLEEIKFILNYLQSHYADQVQKEGGRTNENLYNPRLQMHENYNKWAEVPLKLNSIVQDHI